The following coding sequences are from one Halorubrum sp. BOL3-1 window:
- a CDS encoding HEAT repeat domain-containing protein, with the protein MTSSDQPPSPNQLFSLLSEDAFEEAVTWLDDLTTAEDEPRKHALQAVRSHAEAHPERFDGLAAPLTTFLTDEERAIRLTTAKLFVTLSRTEPVAVLPVVDALADRLADDEAFYYVRARCAEALGYVGREHPEAVSDPEILADFRIGLSFDEPEVKEKLAKALECVALGDPSRLRHQVGSLSKHLNDEEELVRHHLCTALAAVGCEHPTKLSDGRDALAARLSDVDENPYTRGRAAEALGLLEDIDGEEVVVPDEIEADEDEADEFVRSRLAFLRGTQTEQSAGRTDDVGTLDSLRGGTEGVVDAMTTPDGEDCPHCGLAVPEGGPPMCPRCGAPR; encoded by the coding sequence ATGACATCCTCTGACCAGCCGCCGTCACCGAACCAGCTGTTTTCGCTCCTCAGCGAGGACGCCTTCGAAGAGGCGGTGACGTGGCTGGACGACCTCACCACAGCAGAGGATGAGCCCCGTAAACACGCCCTACAGGCGGTTCGAAGCCACGCCGAAGCGCATCCCGAACGATTCGACGGGCTGGCCGCCCCGCTCACGACGTTCCTGACCGACGAAGAGCGCGCAATCAGGCTGACGACCGCGAAGCTGTTCGTCACGCTCAGCCGGACGGAACCAGTAGCCGTTCTACCGGTCGTCGACGCTCTCGCCGATCGACTGGCAGATGACGAGGCGTTCTATTACGTCCGGGCGCGATGCGCGGAAGCGCTGGGGTACGTCGGCCGCGAACACCCCGAGGCGGTCAGCGATCCGGAGATACTGGCCGACTTCCGCATCGGCCTCTCCTTTGACGAACCGGAAGTCAAGGAGAAACTCGCGAAGGCGCTGGAGTGCGTCGCGCTGGGTGACCCGAGCCGACTCCGACATCAGGTCGGGTCGTTGTCTAAGCACCTCAACGACGAGGAAGAGCTGGTCCGGCATCACCTCTGTACGGCGTTGGCGGCGGTTGGCTGTGAGCACCCGACGAAGCTCTCGGACGGTCGTGACGCCCTCGCGGCCCGGCTGTCGGATGTAGACGAGAACCCGTACACTCGCGGTCGGGCCGCCGAGGCGCTGGGGCTGCTGGAGGACATCGATGGTGAGGAAGTGGTCGTTCCCGACGAGATCGAAGCAGACGAGGACGAAGCGGACGAGTTCGTCCGCTCGCGGCTCGCGTTTCTCCGGGGGACACAGACGGAGCAATCAGCCGGGAGGACTGATGACGTGGGAACGCTGGACTCGCTCCGGGGCGGAACCGAGGGGGTCGTCGACGCGATGACGACACCCGACGGCGAGGATTGTCCGCACTGTGGACTCGCGGTTCCGGAAGGCGGGCCGCCGATGTGTCCGCGGTGTGGCGCACCGCGCTGA
- a CDS encoding NAD(P)/FAD-dependent oxidoreductase, translated as MTAAETGQALEHDHDVVIVGGGPAGCSAGVFCAREGLDTAVFDRGRSSLQRCAHLGNCLGFPAGIAIDDFTALMYAHVSEAGCDIVEERVESATQADADARFVVETRAGEVHAAKYVIAAAWYDGSYLRGLNDEDTFEQQEHHGEVEERFDPEYPDGDGRTPVDGLYVASPAGDRSAQAIVVAGHGAHVARWLSEDRRSERGYSGEVAPHYDWLRSDAEFAGEWAERERWRTWFDDEMGADLSEDRVADLREAYIDRAFDTRRTDQEVEAATERGLRRLVEVIGQDRLLDVIDDDEIRSRVSELEDTDTAHES; from the coding sequence ATGACTGCCGCCGAAACCGGACAGGCACTCGAGCACGACCACGATGTCGTCATCGTCGGCGGCGGCCCGGCGGGCTGCTCGGCGGGCGTGTTCTGCGCCCGCGAGGGGCTCGACACGGCCGTCTTCGACCGCGGGCGCTCCTCGCTCCAGCGGTGTGCCCACCTCGGGAACTGCCTCGGCTTCCCGGCCGGGATCGCTATCGACGATTTCACCGCCCTCATGTACGCCCACGTCAGCGAGGCGGGCTGTGACATCGTCGAGGAACGGGTTGAATCGGCCACGCAGGCGGACGCCGACGCGCGGTTCGTCGTCGAGACACGGGCCGGGGAGGTACACGCTGCGAAGTACGTCATCGCCGCAGCGTGGTACGACGGCTCGTACCTTCGCGGACTGAACGACGAGGACACGTTCGAGCAACAGGAGCATCACGGCGAGGTCGAGGAACGGTTCGATCCGGAGTATCCCGATGGGGACGGTCGAACACCCGTCGACGGGCTGTACGTCGCCTCGCCGGCCGGCGATCGAAGTGCACAGGCCATCGTCGTTGCGGGGCACGGCGCGCACGTCGCCCGATGGCTGTCGGAAGACCGTCGAAGTGAGCGCGGGTACTCGGGTGAGGTCGCACCCCATTACGATTGGCTCAGATCCGACGCGGAGTTCGCGGGAGAATGGGCGGAGCGCGAGCGCTGGCGCACGTGGTTCGACGACGAGATGGGAGCCGACCTCTCCGAGGATCGAGTGGCAGACCTGCGGGAGGCGTACATCGATCGGGCGTTCGACACGCGTCGGACTGACCAGGAGGTCGAGGCGGCGACAGAGCGCGGTCTCCGGCGATTGGTCGAGGTCATCGGCCAGGATCGGCTACTCGATGTTATCGACGACGATGAGATTCGGTCGCGTGTGAGCGAACTCGAAGACACGGATACCGCTCATGAAAGCTGA
- a CDS encoding NAD(P)/FAD-dependent oxidoreductase codes for MKAERHDTTIIGGGVAGLSAATFTARHGLDTLVVDSGDSILRRNAHLENFPGFPAGVNARRLLDLLGEQAEAAGATRHEATVTEVTRTDEGFVVETDEDDRYRTEYVVAATKNEVGYLGDIDGVGVIERGKAFVDVDERGRTGVEGLYAAGRLAEKPHQAIVCAGHGAEVGATLLEDDDRPFYHDWVAPEGYFTDRGRDLPPGCEEIDDEERERREDASLEAVRDRFAEPHPDEQETHPSLRRD; via the coding sequence ATGAAAGCTGAACGCCATGATACGACGATAATCGGCGGCGGCGTCGCTGGGCTCTCAGCGGCGACTTTTACCGCCCGTCACGGCCTCGACACGCTCGTTGTCGATTCGGGCGACTCGATCCTCCGGCGCAACGCGCACCTGGAGAACTTCCCCGGGTTCCCGGCCGGCGTCAACGCCCGCCGGCTGCTCGACCTGCTCGGCGAACAGGCCGAGGCGGCGGGCGCGACACGTCACGAGGCGACAGTTACGGAAGTCACGCGAACCGACGAGGGGTTCGTCGTCGAGACCGACGAGGACGACCGCTACCGCACCGAGTACGTCGTCGCGGCGACGAAGAACGAGGTCGGCTACCTCGGCGATATTGACGGTGTCGGGGTCATCGAACGCGGGAAGGCCTTCGTCGACGTCGACGAGCGGGGCCGTACGGGCGTGGAGGGGCTGTACGCGGCCGGTCGACTCGCCGAGAAGCCCCACCAGGCGATCGTCTGTGCCGGCCACGGCGCTGAGGTCGGCGCGACCCTTCTCGAAGACGACGACCGGCCGTTCTACCACGACTGGGTCGCGCCCGAGGGCTACTTCACCGACCGCGGGCGTGACCTCCCGCCGGGCTGTGAGGAGATCGACGACGAGGAGCGAGAGCGCCGGGAAGACGCGTCGCTGGAAGCCGTGCGAGACCGCTTCGCGGAACCGCATCCGGACGAGCAGGAGACGCACCCGAGCCTTCGACGCGACTGA